ttaggattaatatgataaaattactttaaggattaatttgataaaattaacttttttttctgcATTAATATTTCCAAAAGTGTTGTAAaggtattaattattataaaaataaagaaaaagtaagggTATGACTATGAGGCTATGTTTGGGAGAAAGGATTATGTGTAGGTTGAATTAATTTTgggattaattatttatcttatgttTGGCAAGCTCCACTTTGGATAAGAATATGGGACTAAATGTAAATTTAATCCTAAGATCATGGGATTAGTAATCCCAATTGAAACATGGGTTTAGTTAggattaacttttaaaaacaattgtctatttaattaattattacttgaATATCTAATGtagcatttaatttaataatcactatattaaaattaatcatgaaaattaataataccaaTAATTGGTTGCTTGTATATtatttgctaactttttgataaaataaaatatatttaaaatatctaataaaaattaaattaaatatttaaataatttttaatgtaatttaatttaactaatttatattttctgtaCACTCTCGAgttataaaattagaaattgatAGTGTAGATAGCTGTGTAGTTACCATacagtttgaattttataacatGAAGATTGTAGGATTGCTATGACTTATACTATACGGCTTAAATGGTACAATTGGCAGGTGgcattatttattgattttatcgaAGTCATGAGAGTTGCTTGTCAATGAAATATGGTCCTTTCATTTTAAGCCTAAGAGAGTTATGAAGGACCCCACTTGAAGTTGCATTTTATAGTTGAATTGTCCATTTGGAGGACCAAAATTATCAGCCGCTTGTGCGTGATGATATTTTTTCCACGATCACATAATTCCTCACAAGGAAAAGGGCCAAAGAAGACCTGGGCTAAAGAAGAcaacaagaaaagaagaaaaaaaaaaagtgaagacAAAGAATACAGTAAATACGATTTTGTTTCCAACTTTCTTTTGGTCTATCTTTTTCTTCACACTTGTTTGATTTTTGTGGTCCAAAATCTCTAAAACCCATCATCACAAGTTGAAGAACTTGGCTGGAAATATCTTCATTTTAAACCTCATGATCTCAGTTTTTACTTGAGTGATAAAAATACGCCTGTAAATAGTATATAATGAGAATATatgtaagaattaaaaaaaaaatctcgaTCAAacacccaaaaaataaaataaaataatacttcAAAACACAGTTAAGTTAAAGAATCCTCCTAATTCgaaatctaattttgaaaattaaggcAAATGAGAACACCAGAACATTTTAGCTTTGGTGACTTGGAAAAGTAAAAGTCTTAGTGGTCCTGGTGTGGCTACAATTTCcaacttgaaacacaacaaAAGCTTTCATCAATAACCAGCGTCTGGTATTGACAACAACATAGCACCCTTCACCGTTAAAGCTAGTTCATCGgttgattttttaaagcaaGGACTCGAATAAAAGTGAATGTATCATCCTAATTTGCATTTAGTATTGATAGATGGAAATACGGTTGACCACACAAAAAGGAATCTGAAAAACCCacgaagaaaaaaagaacataagCAAAAggcaattgaaaaaataaccaaataaaatCCCTCTTGGAATCTCTTCCGCATTAACCATGTTTGCATcatatgcaattaaatttctcaaatccAGAAActgaaaatcaataaaaactgcaaaatatttctcaatatTTCTCACCCACAATACCATTTCTTCATATTCAGTTTCTACAGATAGTTTcagagagaagaaagaaagaaagaaattaagagtTACAAGATAAACTACAAAGCCAAACTCAAGAACATACTTAACTCTTAGTAATCAgctattaattatatcaacaaCTCATGGGAGGAAGATCAGAGGTTTTTGGAGGGGGTgatgatttattaaaaaccCTGCtgccaaaaataaagaatccaAAAGTATGACCAGCAACAGCCACCAAAAACACACCTCCATTAAAGGACATAATAGCAAGCATCACCAAGAAAGCAAGCCCAACCCTGATTGCATGTAAAAGAGTCTGAATCAAACCAGCAGCCACATGATTTGCATCAGGCTTCATCAATTTGCAGTGAGAGAGCCACTCAACCAACACAGCCAACACAAACACAACAATCAAAGCTAAGGCATACATTCCTGAGCTTGTTCCAGGCCAGCCTGAGAAGAGAATTTCAGAGTTCTTGCCCCAGAAAAACGTCATGTGCATCATGTTGTGATGATGCATCATCGTCCCTGTGTTATTGGTGTTGTTCATTGACATGGGCGGTGACATGCTTCCATGATCATGATGCATGCCATCCATGGCTTTGCTAATGTTTGCTGATCTCTCTTGGGAGTCTTTTATTGaaagtttctttctttctttctttctttcggTGCTTTGAGGTAATGAGAGACGGTaggtttcatatttatttctgtTATAAGTATGACTGTTTCAGCGATTAATGAGAGATTGATAGTACATCGGGACTTGTAATTTTCTGTACTGCACAAAGCTAAATGGAGTTATGGCCACAATAACGTGCAATATTTGAAATAGACGGCCgcgttttattaatttttatggacATTGAGATACtctaaattcttttatatacatgtataGAATTCATTAATAGAAGAGAGTATAGGGTTCGAAACTCAATCTTATGGATGAggatgaaattaaattaatgtttggttaattgatactaaaaataaataaaagtaattacaTAGAGTTCAAGGCATCATTTGAAATTACCGTTGAaacgttaaaaataatttatttattttttattaaaaaaatgagtaaatttttaaagttt
This window of the Citrus sinensis cultivar Valencia sweet orange chromosome 8, DVS_A1.0, whole genome shotgun sequence genome carries:
- the LOC102619752 gene encoding copper transporter 1-like yields the protein MDGMHHDHGSMSPPMSMNNTNNTGTMMHHHNMMHMTFFWGKNSEILFSGWPGTSSGMYALALIVVFVLAVLVEWLSHCKLMKPDANHVAAGLIQTLLHAIRVGLAFLVMLAIMSFNGGVFLVAVAGHTFGFFIFGSRVFNKSSPPPKTSDLPPMSC